The Thermodesulfobacteriota bacterium nucleotide sequence CCATCGCGGCGCTGGGCCAGGTGCTGGCCGAGCATTTCCCCCGGCAGCCGGGTGATACCGACGAGCTGCCGGACCTCATCCTCTCCCCCTGACCGGCCCTGCCGTGGCCCTGCTCGCTGCCGGCTCCATCGTCGTTGCCGCCAATATCGCGCCGGCCCTGTTCGGGATCACCCCCCTGGCCCGCCGTTTCCCCTGGCCCCTGGACGCCGGCCTCGTCCTGCCCGATGGCCATCGCCTGCTCGGCAGCCACAAGACCCTGGCCGGGCTTGTCCTGGGCGTCCTGGCCGCGGCCACCATGGGCCTGGCCTGGGGCCTGGCCCCGGCCACCGGCGCCGCAGCTGGCCTGCTGGCCATGGCCGGCGATCTGGCCAGCTCCTTCCTGAAAAGGCGGCTGGGTCTTGCGGCCGGCAGCCGGGTGCCGGTTCTGGACCAGGGCCTGGAGGCGCTTCTGCCCCTGCTCTTTCTGCATCATCGTTCCCTGGTGGACTGGCCAGGCCTTCTCGTGGTCCTGGTGCTCTTCTGCCTCCTGGCCTATCCGGCCGCCATCTTCAAGGCCAGGGTCCTGGACACGCCGCCGGTGCCCGACTACCCCCGCCTGGTGCGCAGCGCCACCCGCTTCAAGGAGTGGCGGGCCTGCCACGCCCCCATCGCCGTCTGGCAGCGCTACCTCAACTTCGAATACGTCATCGTCTACGAGTGGCTGTTCACGGGCCTGGTGCGGCTCCTGGGCCTCTACGGCAAGGGCCGGGCCAATACCGCCCGCCTGGGCCTCACCCGGATCGATCTCTTCTTCCCCCACCTGCCGCCCGCCTTCGACGGCTACCGGATCCTGCTCTTGGCCGACCTGCATGCGGATGGCGACCCGGAGCTGCCCGGCCGCCTGGCCGCCCTGGTCTCGCCCCTGGCGGTGGACCTGTGTCTGGTGGCCGGCGATATCCGGGCCAAGCTCTACGGCCCCACGGTGCGGGCCATTGCTGGCCTGAAGCGGATCACCCGGGTCATCAAGGCTGCGGACGGCATCTTCGGCGTGCTGGGCAACCACGACTGCATCGAGATGATCCCGGAGCTGGAGGATGCCGGGATCGTGATGCTGGTCAACGACAGCGAGCCCGTGACGCGGGGCAAGGACCGCCTCTGGCTGGTCGGGGTGGACGATCCCCACTACTACAAGTGCCACGACCTCACGCGGGCCTTCCGCGAGGTGCCGGCGGGCGCCTTCATCATCTTCCTCGCCCACTCCCCGGAGCTCTCCCGGGAGGCCGCAGCCCGGGACGCCAGCCTCTACCTGTGCGGCCACACCCATGGCGGCCAGGTGCGGCTGCCCGGCCTGGGCCCGCTCTTCACCCACAGCCGCAGCACGCCCCGCCGAATGGTCAGCGGCCCCTGGCAGGCCGGCGCCATGCAGGGCTACACCTCCCGGGGGGTGGGCTCCTCCACGGTGATGGTGCGCTTCAACTGCGAGCCGGAGGCCACTGTCATCACCCTGCGGCAGGGCACCGCCCCCCGGAAAGCGTGACCCCGCCCCGCTGCCCTCCGCCCTCCCACTCCCTCCCTGGCTTTCCCCCACCCGGCACCGGCAAGAAGATCCTATCCGAATCGTAACCGGACAATAACATCCATCCGGCATGATCCCCTCTGTCGGACGCCGGGCCGCCAAGGCTTGAGCCAGCCGTCTTTCCTGGTCCCTGCCCCGCACGGGAGTCCCAGCGCCTCATGTCTGCCCCGCCTGCCAAGCCGTACGCCGCTCTGTACCGGGAGACCGGCCTGGCCGCCTACCTCAAGGCGATCCGCGGCCAGCCGGTCCTCGGCTACGAGGAGATCCGCCGCCTGGCCCAGCAGACCCGGGCCGGTGACCGCGCCGCCCGCCAGCGGCTGATCTCCGGCCACCTGCGCCTGGTGGTCCATTTCGCCCGGGAGCTGGCCGGCCGAGGCCTGCCCCTCATGGACCTGATCGCCGAGGGCAATCTGGGCCTGATCCGGGCGGCGGACGGCTTCGACCCGGAACGGAACCTGCGCTTCGCCACCTACGCGGTGTACTGGATCCGGGAGGCGATGCTGCGCGCCCTGCAGGGCCTCAACCGGCCGGTGCGGCTGCCAGGCTCCATGGTGCGCCTGGTGCGCCAGTGGTGCCACACGGAGCAGGAGCTGGCCCGCCGCCTCCGGCGGCCGCCCCGGAGCCACGAGGTGGCCCAGGCCCTGGATCTGCCCCCGCCGCTGGCCGCCCAGGTCCGCCAGGCCATGCTGCTCAGCCGCGGGGCGCAGCCGAACGAGGGCGGGCTGGAGGACCGGCTGCCGGATCTGGCCTGCCCGGACGGCGGCGAGCGGGGCAATCCCTATCATCTGCTGGCGCTGGCCGGAGAACGGGAGGCCCTGCACCTCGAGCTGCGCCGGCTGGAGCCGGACCTGGTGCGGGTCCTCATCCTGCGCTACGGCCTTGAGGACGGCGAGGCCCGCTCCCCCCAGGAGGTGGGCCGGGCCCTGGGCCTGTCCGGCCTGCGGGTGCAGATGCTGGAGCGCCAAGCCTTGGCGCGCCTGGCCCGGCAGCTGGCGGCAGGCCCGGACCCTCGCCGGCCCCGCGGCGGCACCGGGCGTTCTCGCCAGGACTGACCTCCGGACAAAACAAAAAAAAGCACGGAGGAGCACACGATGACCAGACAGATCTGCCAATCCCTTGCCTTCACCGCGGCCCTGGCCGTGGCCCAGGTTGTGGCCACGGCACCGGCCCAGGCCCTGAGCCCGCCGGCGGCGGTGGCCAGCTGGTCCAACTTCAACTACGGCACGTTCCGGCCGCAATCGGTGGCCGGGCTGCCGGACGGCCAGCGTCTGGTGACCTTGGACGCGGTCACCGGCCGCCTGCTGCTCTTCGAGGCAGCCACCGGCCATTTCCTGTACCGCTGGCACCACGTCGATCCGGCCGACCCGGCAGCCGACTTTCGGCTGCCCTCCTGGGTGACCGTCGCCGCGCCCGCTGGCGAGATCCTGCTGGCGGACGCCGGCCGCCACCGGATCAGCGTGTTCGACCAGGAGGGGGCCTTTGTCCGGGAATGGGGCGGTTGGGGCCGGGAAGCCGGCCGGTTCCTGGGGCCGAACCGGGTGGCGACGGACGGCGTCGGCCAGGTGTACGTGGCCGACTGGGCCGCCGGCTCGGTGAGCGTTTTCGCCCTGGATGGCAGCTTCCGCCGCCGCTTCGGCTCTCCGGGGGATGGCCCCGGCGAGCTGGGCAGCCGGTTCGCCGTCGCTGCCAGTACCGACGGCCACTTTGTCTACGTGGCCGACTGGGACCGCTACCGCATCCTGCGCTTCGACGACCAGGGCCAGCTTGCCGGCAGCTTCGGCGAGGCGGGCAGCAGTCGCGGCCAGCTGGGCGGCCCTTGCGAGCTGGCGGTCCTGGCGGCCAGCGGCGACCTCCTGGTAGCGGACACCGCCAACCACCGCCTGCAGATCCTGGCCGCCGGCGGCACCTGGAGCCCCCCCCTGGGCGGCACCGGCACCGGCCCCGGCCTCTTCCAACAGCCCCAGGGGGTGAGCAGCCTGGCGGACGGCCGGCTGCTGGTGGCGGACGCCGGCAACAGCCGGGTGCAGGTCCTGGATGCCGGCGGCGGCATGCTGGCAGCCATCACCAACCGGGCGTACAACGACGACGAGCTCAAGGTGCCCTCCGGCATCGCCGTGGACGCGGAGCGGGATCGGGTCTATGTGGTGGATCAGGGCAAGGGCAAGATCAAGGCCTTCGACCGCCAGGGTCGTTATGTCCTCACCTTCAGTGCCGACAGCACCAGCCTCTCCACCCCCACCGGCGCAGCGGTGGCCACCGACGGCTCGGTGCTGGTGGCCGAGGAGGCGGCGGGCCGGGTGCTGCGCTTCGGACTGGACGGACGCCTCAGCCAGGTACTGGGCGGCCCCGGCAGCGGCCCGGGTCAGTTCCTGGCCCCCACCGATGTGGCCGTGGATCCGGACAACGGTGACATCTATGTGGTGGAGCGCGCCAATTGCCGGGTGCAGCGCTTCGACCGGGACGGCGCCCTCATTCTGGCCTGGGGCAGTCGCGGCGCGGCGGACGGCCAGCTGCGGGATCCGTACGGCATCGCCGTCCTGCCGCAGACCGGCGAGGTGGTGGTGGCGGACACCGCTGCCAACCGCCTCCAGGTCTTCGACCAGGAGGGCCGCCACCGGCGCACCTTCGCCCAGCACGGCGGCGGCGTCGCCGACCTCGCCTGGCCCCGCGACCTGACGGTGGATCGCCACGGCGACCTCTGGGTCGCCGACACCGACCACAACCGCTTGGCCCACTACGACCCCTCCGGCGCCTTCCTCGGACAGATCGCCAGCGACCCCGCCCGCGGCATCGTCTTCCATCCCCGGGCCGTGGACGCCGATCCGGCCACCGGCGAGATCTTTGTCACCGCCTCCTATGAAAGCCGGATCCATGTCTTCGGCAGCGATGGCGCCTACCGCCGCTCCTGGGGCTACCTGGCGGAGAACGCCCCCGGCGAGCTTCGCAGCCCGGTGGCCACGGCCACCGATCCGGTGACCGGCCAGGTCTGGATCCTGGACCGCTACCCGGAGCGGGTCAGCCGCTTCGACCCGAACGGCAGCCTGACCTTCTCCTTCGGCCGCTCCGGCCAGCACTGGGAAGAGGACGGCATGGGCTGGCCGGATTCCCTGGCCGTGGATCCGGACGGCAACCTTCTCATCGGCTGCGGCATGCACGAGGATCCGGACGACCTCACCACGCCCCGGCGCTACGTCAAGGTCTTCGACCGGCAGGGCAGATACCGCTTCCGCTTCGGAGGCTACAGCGCCAACGATCTCATCCAGGGAATCGCTGTCGACCCCGCCAGCCGGGAGGTCTTCATCACGGTCAAGAACCGGAGCACGGTGCAGCGCTTCGATCAGGCGGGCCGGCCCCTGGGGGAATGGGGCGGCAGCGCCGGCGGCCATCTCCTGCAGCCCTGGGGCATCGCCGTCGGCCCGGCCGGCGAGGTCTTCGTGGCGGACGCCACTGGCAATGACATCCAGGTCTTCACCCCGGCAGGCGACTTCCTGCGCAGCTTCGGTGGCACCGGCAGCGGTCCGGGCCAGCTCCGCGGCCCCCGCAACCTGACCTTCGGCCCGGACGGCCTGCTCTACGCAGCCGACTCCGGCAACAACCGGGTGCTGGCCCTCTATCCCGCGGACGGCAGCCAGGCCTTTGCGGTGACCGACCGGGTCACCAACCCTCAGGCCATGACCTTCGACGCGGCCGGCGACCTCTATGTGCTCAGCGCCTGGGGCAGCTACCCGGTCACCCGCTTCTCCTGGCAGCCGCCGCCGGCCTCCTGTGCCCTGGATGCCGACTGCGACGGCCTCCGGGACAGCGACGAGACCGGCAGCGACCCGTACAGCGCCGATACCGACGGTGATGGCCTGGATGATGCCAGCGAAATCCGGGTCCACGACACGGATCCGGCCCGGGCCGACACCGACGACGACGGCTACGACGACCGCCAGGAGATCGAGGCCGGCACCGATCCCCGGGATCCGCTGTCGCCGCCCCCTCCCCACCGGGATCCGGTGCCGGAGGCGCTGGTCAACGGCCAGGCTGGTCCCCTGCTGACCGCACCCGGGGGGCGGATCGCCTTCCAGATCCGCCTCGACCCCGGTAGCCACGCCGGCGAGCCTGCCGACTGGTGGCTGATCCTCCGCACCCCGGCCGGCTGGGCCTCCCTGTCCATCCCCGGCGGCTGGCGCCCCGGCATCCGCCGCCTGGGCGCCTTCCCCCTGGCAGCCATCCCGGAGCCCCTGGAGGTGCTGGCGCTGCCCGCCGCAGCCCAGCCAGGGACCTATGCCCTGTTCTTCGCCCTGGACGGCAACACCGACCGCCGCCTGGATGCCACCTGGAGCGCCCTGGCCCAGGCAGCCAAGCCCTGAACGAACCGCCGGCATGGGAGTTATGGGACCTGCAAGTCCCATAACTCCCATGCCCTGGCAAGCGAGGAGCGCGATGTCCGACTTCCCTTTCCCTTTCCGCAACCTCCCGCCGGCCGGCTGCTCCGGGCCGTGCCGGCCGGAGGCGCCTTGTGCCGCCTGCCGGTCCTGCTGGCAGGAGCTGGTCTCCCGTGGCTTCTGGGACGAGGTCCGGCAGCGCTGGTCCGACGAGAGCCTGCAGGCCATGGCCTGCAGCTGGTATCTCGCCATGCGACCCCATGCCGAGCCGCCGGTCTGAAGAGGCTAGCGCGGGCCGGGCAGGATGGCG carries:
- a CDS encoding CDP-archaeol synthase, producing MALLAAGSIVVAANIAPALFGITPLARRFPWPLDAGLVLPDGHRLLGSHKTLAGLVLGVLAAATMGLAWGLAPATGAAAGLLAMAGDLASSFLKRRLGLAAGSRVPVLDQGLEALLPLLFLHHRSLVDWPGLLVVLVLFCLLAYPAAIFKARVLDTPPVPDYPRLVRSATRFKEWRACHAPIAVWQRYLNFEYVIVYEWLFTGLVRLLGLYGKGRANTARLGLTRIDLFFPHLPPAFDGYRILLLADLHADGDPELPGRLAALVSPLAVDLCLVAGDIRAKLYGPTVRAIAGLKRITRVIKAADGIFGVLGNHDCIEMIPELEDAGIVMLVNDSEPVTRGKDRLWLVGVDDPHYYKCHDLTRAFREVPAGAFIIFLAHSPELSREAAARDASLYLCGHTHGGQVRLPGLGPLFTHSRSTPRRMVSGPWQAGAMQGYTSRGVGSSTVMVRFNCEPEATVITLRQGTAPRKA
- a CDS encoding sigma-70 family RNA polymerase sigma factor, producing MSAPPAKPYAALYRETGLAAYLKAIRGQPVLGYEEIRRLAQQTRAGDRAARQRLISGHLRLVVHFARELAGRGLPLMDLIAEGNLGLIRAADGFDPERNLRFATYAVYWIREAMLRALQGLNRPVRLPGSMVRLVRQWCHTEQELARRLRRPPRSHEVAQALDLPPPLAAQVRQAMLLSRGAQPNEGGLEDRLPDLACPDGGERGNPYHLLALAGEREALHLELRRLEPDLVRVLILRYGLEDGEARSPQEVGRALGLSGLRVQMLERQALARLARQLAAGPDPRRPRGGTGRSRQD
- a CDS encoding 6-bladed beta-propeller, whose product is MTRQICQSLAFTAALAVAQVVATAPAQALSPPAAVASWSNFNYGTFRPQSVAGLPDGQRLVTLDAVTGRLLLFEAATGHFLYRWHHVDPADPAADFRLPSWVTVAAPAGEILLADAGRHRISVFDQEGAFVREWGGWGREAGRFLGPNRVATDGVGQVYVADWAAGSVSVFALDGSFRRRFGSPGDGPGELGSRFAVAASTDGHFVYVADWDRYRILRFDDQGQLAGSFGEAGSSRGQLGGPCELAVLAASGDLLVADTANHRLQILAAGGTWSPPLGGTGTGPGLFQQPQGVSSLADGRLLVADAGNSRVQVLDAGGGMLAAITNRAYNDDELKVPSGIAVDAERDRVYVVDQGKGKIKAFDRQGRYVLTFSADSTSLSTPTGAAVATDGSVLVAEEAAGRVLRFGLDGRLSQVLGGPGSGPGQFLAPTDVAVDPDNGDIYVVERANCRVQRFDRDGALILAWGSRGAADGQLRDPYGIAVLPQTGEVVVADTAANRLQVFDQEGRHRRTFAQHGGGVADLAWPRDLTVDRHGDLWVADTDHNRLAHYDPSGAFLGQIASDPARGIVFHPRAVDADPATGEIFVTASYESRIHVFGSDGAYRRSWGYLAENAPGELRSPVATATDPVTGQVWILDRYPERVSRFDPNGSLTFSFGRSGQHWEEDGMGWPDSLAVDPDGNLLIGCGMHEDPDDLTTPRRYVKVFDRQGRYRFRFGGYSANDLIQGIAVDPASREVFITVKNRSTVQRFDQAGRPLGEWGGSAGGHLLQPWGIAVGPAGEVFVADATGNDIQVFTPAGDFLRSFGGTGSGPGQLRGPRNLTFGPDGLLYAADSGNNRVLALYPADGSQAFAVTDRVTNPQAMTFDAAGDLYVLSAWGSYPVTRFSWQPPPASCALDADCDGLRDSDETGSDPYSADTDGDGLDDASEIRVHDTDPARADTDDDGYDDRQEIEAGTDPRDPLSPPPPHRDPVPEALVNGQAGPLLTAPGGRIAFQIRLDPGSHAGEPADWWLILRTPAGWASLSIPGGWRPGIRRLGAFPLAAIPEPLEVLALPAAAQPGTYALFFALDGNTDRRLDATWSALAQAAKP